In the Breoghania sp. genome, TGACCGGCTTCGGCGGCGGGCGCATCGGCTTGCGGCGCCGCTTTGGGGCCTCCGCGAGCAACCCCGACCATCGCCGGGCGCAGCACACGCTCGCCGATGACATATCCCGTCTGCACCACCTGCACGACCGTGCCGTTGGGAACCTGCGGATTGGGAACCTCGAACATGGCCTGATGGAAGTTCGGATCGAATTTCTCGCCCGAGGGATCGATTTGCTTCACACCGTGCTTTTCAAGCTGGTTCAGCATTTCGCGCTCGGTCATCTCCACGCCTTCCAGAAGCGACTTCAGACCATCGTCGGCATTGGCGCGCATTTCCTC is a window encoding:
- the grpE gene encoding nucleotide exchange factor GrpE; its protein translation is MDPAEEQVATNPDTAPDAESLAAENAELKDRTLRTLAEMENLRRRTEREIADARSYAIASFARDMLTVGDNLRRALEAVPEEMRANADDGLKSLLEGVEMTEREMLNQLEKHGVKQIDPSGEKFDPNFHQAMFEVPNPQVPNGTVVQVVQTGYVIGERVLRPAMVGVARGGPKAAPQADAPAAEAGHTVDKTA